Proteins encoded in a region of the Roseovarius pelagicus genome:
- a CDS encoding 3-keto-5-aminohexanoate cleavage protein, translating into MERIRATGVDIVLNITCGAGAVFLPNPEDESKALPESDVANLSDRVAHIEQLLPEIASIDVTTGNQIEGDLEYVYLNTTRTLRGLAKRFQELGVKPELEVFSAGDIEFSKQLISEGLIDGPPLIQMVTGVKWCAPTDTETVLYHRGLLPENAVWAAFGLGRNQMPMLAQAALLGGNVRVGLEDNLYLSRGVFATNGQLVERGRSILENMGFQVATPAETREILNLRLLAP; encoded by the coding sequence GTGGAACGTATCCGAGCTACCGGTGTTGATATCGTCCTGAACATAACCTGTGGTGCAGGCGCTGTTTTTCTGCCGAACCCCGAGGATGAAAGCAAGGCTTTGCCCGAAAGTGATGTCGCCAATCTATCAGACCGCGTCGCTCATATCGAGCAACTGCTACCTGAAATTGCGTCAATCGACGTGACCACGGGGAACCAGATCGAAGGTGACCTGGAGTATGTCTACCTCAATACGACACGCACGCTTCGCGGCCTTGCAAAACGCTTTCAAGAGCTTGGTGTTAAACCGGAACTTGAGGTGTTTTCCGCCGGAGATATCGAATTTTCCAAGCAGCTCATTTCCGAAGGCTTGATCGACGGCCCGCCCCTGATCCAAATGGTAACCGGCGTCAAATGGTGCGCGCCGACGGATACGGAGACGGTCCTGTATCATCGCGGTCTTTTGCCTGAGAATGCAGTCTGGGCCGCTTTTGGTCTGGGTCGAAATCAGATGCCGATGCTGGCGCAAGCGGCGCTGTTGGGTGGCAACGTGCGCGTCGGACTGGAGGACAACCTCTATCTGTCGCGCGGAGTGTTCGCGACAAACGGGCAGCTTGTCGAGCGGGGACGTTCAATTCTTGAAAATATGGGTTTCCAAGTTGCGACACCCGCAGAGACGCGAGAGATATTGAATCTCAGGCTACTAGCGCCATGA
- a CDS encoding IS6 family transposase → MRTPPTMPRLKGFRFPHEIISYAVWAYHRFALRTAAVEDLLAERGVVVSRETIQLWVNRFGPHCANCIRRDRPTPADKWHLDEVAVPINGVKHWLWRVVDADGAVLDILVRPQRNANAARRFLKRLVAQFGHSRIVITDKLRSYFKPVHDFAPSADHRAHKGLNNLIEGSHRPTRRREKIMGRFKSPRQAQRFPAAHDQISIIFRPRRYRLSTISYRHARVDAFGLWDDYAAEMTA, encoded by the coding sequence ATGAGAACTCCACCAACAATGCCGCGCCTGAAGGGCTTTCGTTTTCCCCACGAGATCATCTCCTATGCCGTCTGGGCTTACCATCGGTTTGCGCTCCGCACGGCCGCTGTCGAGGATCTGCTTGCTGAGCGTGGCGTGGTCGTCAGCCGGGAGACCATTCAGCTATGGGTAAACCGGTTCGGTCCCCATTGTGCCAACTGCATCCGAAGGGATCGGCCGACACCTGCGGACAAGTGGCATCTTGACGAGGTGGCGGTGCCGATCAATGGCGTGAAACACTGGCTTTGGCGGGTGGTCGACGCAGACGGAGCTGTGCTCGACATTCTCGTACGGCCACAGCGAAACGCGAACGCCGCGCGACGTTTCCTGAAGCGGCTTGTCGCCCAATTTGGCCACTCGCGCATTGTGATCACAGACAAGCTCCGCAGCTATTTCAAGCCAGTCCACGATTTTGCGCCGAGCGCAGATCATCGCGCGCACAAAGGCCTCAACAATCTGATCGAAGGGTCACACCGGCCGACGCGGCGACGGGAAAAGATCATGGGAAGGTTCAAATCGCCGAGGCAGGCGCAAAGGTTCCCTGCTGCCCACGACCAGATCAGCATCATCTTCCGCCCCCGCCGCTATCGACTTTCCACCATATCCTACCGTCATGCCAGAGTTGATGCCTTCGGCCTGTGGGACGATTATGCCGCCGAGATGACGGCCTGA